A genomic region of Raphanus sativus cultivar WK10039 chromosome 6, ASM80110v3, whole genome shotgun sequence contains the following coding sequences:
- the LOC108808370 gene encoding LOW QUALITY PROTEIN: uncharacterized protein LOC108808370 (The sequence of the model RefSeq protein was modified relative to this genomic sequence to represent the inferred CDS: deleted 1 base in 1 codon), producing the protein MQKLDLIRENLYLGDICAASEILKNGSSDISHVLTVLHCPSISVFEEWRNVKLDSKEIKEVYVGDDHDQGKEFATESALPSGNLLYSLEHTGKDLKFTRMAVFAYDQEWENLLDFFDICLDFIDGGRQEKGVLVHCFAGESRSASMVIAYLMRTEKLSCQDALASLKQSAHARPNLGFLKQLDLFERMNFKVDRSSPIYKHFRLKTLGYLYSKDKRFDKLKLRADPGMSNQGSGSTYECKKCKNVLLFQEQVIDHTPGEAGLEFDDMFKNMMGEVHNKDTGDQRKKCTSMFVEPLNWMNGAVADDVPEGKLLCPKCKARLGSFDWLGSFCSCGSKIVPAFQLQMSRVDVIPVKDNVKKKKNMKHEKKRV; encoded by the exons ATGCAGAAGCTTGACCTAATTAGGGAAAATCTATACCTCGGTGATATCTGTGCCGCTTCTGAAATTCTCAAGAACGGAAGCTCTGATATTTCACACGTTCTTACAGTTTTACACTGCCCTTCCATATCTGTGTTCGAGGAATGGCGCAACGTGAAACTAGACTCTAAAGAAATCAAGGAAGTGTATGTTGGTGATGATCATGATCAAGGCAAAGAGTTTGCGACAGAGAGTGCATTGCCATCTGGCAATCTTCTATATTCACTTGAGCATACTGGCAAAGATCTCAAATTTACTAGGATGGCTGTCTTTGCTTACGATCAAGAATGGGAGAATCTGCTTGATTTTTTCGATATTTGCTTGGATTTTATTGATGGTGGCCGCCAAGAGAAAGGTGTTTTAGTTCATTGCTTTGCAGGAGAATCTCGAAG TGCTTCTATGGTCATTGCGTATCTAATGAGGACCGAAAAGCTTTCTTGTCAAG ATGCGTTGGCGTCACTGAAGCAAAGTGCTCACGCTAGACCCAATCTTGGCTTCTTAAAACAG TTGGATTTGTTTGAAAGAATGAACTTCAAAGTTGACCGATCCAGCCCTATTTACAAGCACTTCCGTCTAAAAACTTTag GTTATTTATACAGcaaagataagagatttgacAAACTAAAGTTAAGGGCTGATCCAGGAATGTCAAATCAGGGTAGTGGTAGTACGTACGAGTGCAAGAAATGCAAGAATGTTTTGTTGTTTCAGGAGCAAGTCATTGATCACACTCCTGGTGAAGCTGGTTTAGAGTTTGATGACATGTTTAAAAACATGATGGGAGAAGTTCACAACAAGGATACCGGTGATCAG CGAAAAAAATGTACTTCTATGTTCGTAGAGCCTCTCAATTGGATGAATGGAG CTGTGGCAGATGATGTGCCGGAAGGAAAGTTATTGTGTCCCAAGTGTAAAGCTAGACTTGGAAGCTTTGACTGGTTAGGAAGTTTTTGTAGCTGCGGAAGCAAGATTGTTCCGGCGTTTCAACTTCAGATGAGCCGTGTGGACGTCATCCCTGTGAAAGATaacgtgaagaagaagaagaatatgaaGCATGAAAAGAAAAGAGTCTAG